Proteins found in one Fibrobacter sp. genomic segment:
- a CDS encoding glycoside hydrolase — protein sequence MMERFKPRDMFVEAGYGPNFADQLLQNAYSKLFEGDPIDERICFEASDDMAYIVDIGHDDIRSEGMSYGMFVTALTDHPELFEKLWRFTKRYLYNAGGPHQGFYSWQVSTTDFSMMDPGSAPDGEEYIAAALLIAAKRFGRDDYKQAAVELINMMRHKQTNELVGPIIDPKMGIVRFSPVLGNDFTDPSYHTVAFYRMFAEATGDDEWNEIAKRSVEYLTHAAHPETGLCADYSEFDGTPKSMPWFPESNCFSGDAWRVALNLSLDYTLFRADEREKQICERILNFFESRRPYLADYSVDGSPFPRQGREATPGVIAMNAAATQVLDSENPLIHGFVRDLSNLSVPFRFWRYYDGMLYIIGILGTAGKIVF from the coding sequence ATTATGGAAAGATTCAAGCCGCGTGACATGTTCGTGGAGGCGGGTTACGGCCCGAACTTTGCAGATCAGCTTTTGCAGAACGCCTACAGCAAGCTTTTCGAAGGCGATCCTATCGACGAGCGCATCTGCTTTGAAGCCTCCGACGACATGGCCTACATCGTGGATATCGGCCACGACGACATCCGCTCCGAGGGCATGAGCTACGGCATGTTCGTCACCGCCCTCACCGACCATCCGGAACTTTTCGAAAAACTGTGGCGCTTCACCAAGCGCTACCTGTACAACGCGGGCGGCCCCCACCAGGGTTTCTATTCCTGGCAGGTTTCCACCACGGACTTTTCCATGATGGACCCCGGGTCTGCCCCCGACGGCGAAGAATACATCGCAGCGGCCCTTTTGATTGCGGCCAAGCGGTTCGGTCGCGACGACTACAAGCAGGCGGCGGTGGAACTCATCAACATGATGCGGCACAAGCAGACGAACGAGCTGGTGGGCCCCATCATTGACCCGAAGATGGGAATCGTGCGGTTCTCCCCAGTGCTGGGCAACGACTTTACCGACCCCAGCTACCATACCGTGGCGTTCTACCGCATGTTCGCCGAAGCCACCGGCGACGACGAATGGAACGAAATCGCCAAACGGAGCGTGGAATACTTGACGCATGCCGCACACCCGGAGACGGGACTCTGCGCCGACTACTCGGAATTCGACGGCACGCCCAAATCCATGCCCTGGTTCCCCGAAAGCAACTGCTTCAGCGGAGACGCCTGGCGTGTGGCCCTGAACCTGAGCCTCGACTACACGCTGTTCCGCGCCGACGAGCGGGAGAAGCAGATTTGCGAGAGGATCCTGAACTTCTTCGAAAGCAGGCGGCCCTACCTGGCGGACTATTCCGTCGATGGAAGTCCTTTCCCGCGGCAGGGGCGCGAGGCCACTCCGGGCGTAATCGCCATGAACGCCGCCGCCACCCAGGTGCTTGATTCCGAAAATCCGCTGATCCACGGGTTCGTGCGGGACCTTTCGAACCTGTCGGTGCCCTTCCGTTTCTGGCGCTACTACGACGGAATGCTCTATATTATCGGGATTCTCGGGACCGCCGGGAAGATTGTGTTTTAG
- a CDS encoding type B 50S ribosomal protein L31: protein MKEGIHPNYQPVVFVDANTGKEYITRSTKSSAEKKTIDGVEHSVISLEITADTHPFWTGKQHRVDTAGRIDRFNKRFAGNITGAKRKTRKAAPAKAEEEA, encoded by the coding sequence ATGAAAGAAGGTATCCACCCTAACTATCAACCGGTCGTGTTCGTCGATGCGAATACGGGTAAAGAATACATCACCCGCTCCACGAAGTCTTCCGCCGAAAAGAAGACTATCGATGGGGTTGAACATAGCGTGATTTCTCTGGAAATCACCGCTGATACCCATCCGTTCTGGACGGGCAAGCAGCATCGCGTGGATACGGCTGGCCGTATCGACCGCTTCAACAAGCGTTTCGCCGGCAACATCACCGGTGCAAAGCGCAAGACCCGCAAGGCGGCTCCCGCCAAGGCCGAAGAAGAAGCCTAG
- the holA gene encoding DNA polymerase III subunit delta — protein MIVALIGKDQFSKDIRIEKFIADALGERKDDPLSKQILYATDTNIPSIAEAVMTACDSVSMFSPEQAIVVRKAEALKADDTKALAKWLGHGPQCKLLLDFETLAANTELYKALKKAGEIEKEYDEPKSYKMADWIASVIPSHFKKAIDKDACQYLAEALGTDTKLVCEEVEKILLFQPDCKKIDLELVKTMVVSQRKIVAYEINDYFGMRDGKAYAKKLNEMFNNGVQAVQIVASLYYYAVDLMNFSALLAKGMTPKDAAAELGKNDFIFNVKGKAPECARRWGKPLLCRVIRRLADLDFEIKSGKCSTRISQELALAALVVR, from the coding sequence ATGATTGTAGCCCTCATTGGCAAGGACCAGTTTTCTAAGGACATCCGCATCGAGAAATTCATTGCCGATGCCCTGGGCGAACGGAAAGACGACCCTCTTTCCAAGCAGATCCTGTATGCCACGGACACGAACATCCCTTCCATTGCCGAAGCGGTAATGACCGCCTGCGACTCCGTGTCCATGTTCAGCCCGGAACAGGCCATAGTCGTGCGCAAAGCCGAAGCCCTCAAGGCAGACGACACCAAGGCCCTGGCCAAGTGGCTGGGGCATGGCCCCCAGTGCAAGCTTTTGCTGGACTTCGAGACTCTCGCCGCCAACACGGAACTCTACAAGGCCTTGAAAAAGGCGGGCGAAATCGAGAAGGAATACGACGAGCCCAAGTCCTACAAGATGGCCGACTGGATTGCCTCGGTCATCCCCTCCCATTTCAAGAAGGCCATCGACAAGGACGCCTGCCAGTACCTGGCCGAAGCCCTAGGCACCGACACCAAGCTGGTGTGCGAAGAGGTCGAAAAGATCCTCCTGTTCCAGCCGGACTGCAAGAAAATCGACCTGGAACTGGTCAAGACCATGGTGGTTTCCCAGCGGAAAATCGTGGCCTACGAAATCAACGACTATTTCGGCATGCGTGACGGCAAGGCCTACGCCAAGAAACTGAACGAAATGTTCAACAACGGCGTGCAGGCGGTGCAAATCGTGGCGTCGCTGTACTACTACGCCGTTGACCTGATGAACTTTTCGGCCCTGCTCGCGAAGGGCATGACCCCCAAAGACGCCGCCGCCGAACTGGGCAAGAACGACTTTATCTTCAACGTGAAGGGCAAGGCTCCCGAATGCGCAAGACGCTGGGGCAAGCCGCTCCTGTGCAGGGTCATCCGCAGGCTCGCCGACCTGGACTTTGAAATCAAGAGCGGGAAATGCTCCACCCGCATTAGCCAGGAACTGGCGCTAGCCGCCCTGGTGGTGCGCTAG
- the greA gene encoding transcription elongation factor GreA, whose protein sequence is MEKKIPFTQEAYDQLVKDLNNLKNVERPRVLQELVDARAQGDLSENAEYHAAKERLAAIDNVELPKLQDQLARAEVVAFDASSDTIRFGATVTVKNLKTKRDVVYQLVSPESVDALNGKISFKSPIGAALMGKKRGDKVEVSTPKGVNNFEIIDFK, encoded by the coding sequence ATGGAAAAGAAAATCCCGTTTACACAAGAAGCCTACGACCAGCTCGTCAAGGACCTCAATAATTTAAAAAATGTAGAACGTCCCCGCGTGCTGCAGGAACTGGTTGACGCCCGCGCACAGGGCGATTTGAGCGAAAACGCCGAATACCATGCCGCCAAGGAGCGGCTTGCCGCCATCGACAACGTGGAACTGCCCAAGCTGCAAGACCAGCTGGCCCGTGCCGAAGTGGTAGCTTTTGACGCCTCCTCCGACACCATCCGCTTTGGTGCCACCGTCACCGTCAAGAACCTGAAAACCAAGCGGGACGTGGTTTACCAGCTGGTGTCTCCCGAAAGCGTAGATGCCCTCAACGGGAAAATCAGTTTCAAGAGCCCCATCGGCGCCGCCCTCATGGGCAAGAAGCGGGGCGACAAGGTAGAAGTTTCCACCCCCAAGGGCGTGAACAACTTCGAAATCATCGACTTCAAGTAA
- the hisB gene encoding imidazoleglycerol-phosphate dehydratase HisB, translated as MRVSKIERKTSETNISLSLNLDEASRGVIDSGNAFLDHMLDLFQVHGGFRLDLTCKGDTAIDMHHSMEDIGIVLGQALVECLGDKKGIERYGFYFVPMDEALSRVCIDFSNRIGFVWKVELPGETAGGIEASMFEHFFKTVCENARMNLHVELFYGSDNHHCLESIFKAFARSVAMAVAPSRNVKGVPSSKGVL; from the coding sequence ATGCGAGTTTCCAAGATTGAAAGAAAGACCAGCGAAACCAACATTTCCCTGAGCCTCAATCTGGACGAGGCCAGCAGGGGAGTCATTGATTCCGGCAATGCGTTTCTGGACCACATGCTGGACCTGTTCCAGGTCCACGGCGGCTTCCGTCTGGACTTGACCTGCAAGGGCGACACCGCTATCGACATGCACCATAGCATGGAAGATATCGGCATTGTGCTCGGGCAGGCTCTTGTGGAATGCCTCGGCGACAAGAAAGGTATCGAGCGCTACGGCTTTTACTTTGTCCCTATGGACGAAGCCCTCAGCCGCGTGTGCATCGATTTCAGCAACCGCATCGGTTTCGTGTGGAAGGTGGAACTCCCCGGCGAGACGGCTGGCGGCATCGAGGCCAGCATGTTCGAGCATTTCTTCAAGACGGTCTGCGAGAACGCCCGCATGAACCTGCATGTAGAACTGTTCTACGGCAGCGACAACCACCATTGCCTGGAAAGCATCTTCAAGGCCTTTGCCCGCTCCGTGGCCATGGCCGTTGCCCCCAGTCGCAACGTGAAGGGCGTGCCCAGCAGCAAGGGCGTACTGTAG
- a CDS encoding helix-turn-helix domain-containing protein: protein MSNPVEDKRPDERLGAYLARAREAKSMTVADLATATRLSEKNISLIEAGDWKAFPVQAYLRGYLNSVSTKLGLDSKRVLDWYAAENGSKFASLLTDLSDGNPGKPSGSAEGEGGSKGKVIVIILVVIGLALVVASKFLKDVTPAQSAPEPVKTEVVEEEPAVETPTEMPEGAEAVPADSMNADTSAAQVAPADTAKAAPAKDQPISQAVVDEAIKKSDRPASATIFLSSDSKTEEAKAAPAGASSKLILVASGEMRTWIGIKHNEDDTSFLKESNLSKAGTRMVYESSDTLYVVVGEPRAISKFYLNGKDVPLPGMKFGRVTKFRVFGGKVIEGAE, encoded by the coding sequence ATGAGTAATCCTGTTGAAGATAAACGCCCCGACGAACGGCTTGGCGCCTACCTGGCCCGCGCCCGCGAAGCAAAATCCATGACGGTGGCGGACCTTGCCACGGCGACGCGTTTGTCCGAAAAGAACATTTCGTTGATTGAGGCCGGCGACTGGAAGGCGTTTCCGGTGCAGGCCTATTTGCGCGGCTATCTGAACTCCGTGAGTACCAAACTGGGCCTAGACTCCAAGCGAGTGCTGGACTGGTATGCCGCCGAGAACGGTTCCAAGTTTGCAAGCCTCCTTACGGACCTTTCTGACGGTAACCCGGGCAAGCCTTCGGGTTCTGCCGAAGGGGAGGGTGGCTCCAAGGGGAAGGTAATCGTCATTATTCTCGTGGTTATTGGACTTGCCCTGGTGGTCGCCTCCAAGTTCCTCAAGGACGTGACGCCTGCGCAGAGCGCTCCCGAACCCGTGAAGACCGAAGTGGTGGAAGAAGAACCCGCCGTAGAAACGCCTACTGAAATGCCCGAAGGGGCCGAGGCCGTTCCCGCCGATTCCATGAATGCGGATACCTCTGCAGCCCAGGTCGCTCCCGCCGATACGGCGAAGGCCGCTCCTGCCAAGGACCAGCCTATCAGTCAGGCCGTTGTGGATGAAGCTATCAAGAAATCCGACCGCCCCGCTTCGGCGACCATATTCCTTTCGTCCGATTCCAAGACCGAGGAGGCCAAGGCCGCTCCGGCAGGTGCAAGCTCCAAGCTTATCTTGGTGGCCTCTGGCGAGATGCGCACCTGGATCGGTATCAAGCACAACGAAGACGATACCTCGTTCCTCAAGGAATCCAACCTTTCCAAGGCCGGCACCCGCATGGTCTATGAATCTTCGGACACCCTGTATGTGGTGGTGGGCGAACCTAGGGCCATTTCAAAGTTCTACCTGAACGGCAAGGACGTGCCGCTGCCCGGCATGAAATTCGGTCGGGTCACCAAGTTCAGGGTCTTTGGCGGTAAAGTCATCGAAGGAGCGGAATAA
- the argJ gene encoding bifunctional glutamate N-acetyltransferase/amino-acid acetyltransferase ArgJ yields the protein MYNLLENGGVCSPKGFTASGICAGIKASGNADMALLKSEKAARCFAVFTTNKVKAAPVLYDKAALEHAHFATAVVVNSGNANACTGEQGYKDAERMATLTEEALNLAPKSVLVCSTGVIGHLMPMDKIEAGIPKLVEKLHADASEEFGRAILTTDLALKSHAVEIHTEKGVVTIGGACKGSGMIHPNMATMLAFITTDISLPIDFFAEFRADIADSFNAITVDGDTSTNDTCILLANGMSGLRYEDLSLSEQGEFRAALMLIMQSLAKDIVRDGEGATKLIELRIEKAESHEEALRMARFIGTSNLAKCAMFGEDPNWGRILSSAGSSGCNMVAEHTDLYFGDVKVLEGGRPLPLDEAQTAALHAVVRQREYKVTLVLNIGQASASAFTCDLSYGYVKINAEYTT from the coding sequence ATGTACAATCTGTTGGAAAATGGCGGTGTGTGTTCCCCCAAGGGCTTCACGGCATCTGGAATCTGCGCAGGCATCAAGGCCAGCGGCAATGCCGACATGGCGCTTCTCAAGAGCGAAAAGGCCGCCCGCTGCTTTGCGGTGTTTACCACCAACAAGGTGAAGGCCGCCCCGGTGCTTTATGACAAGGCTGCCTTGGAGCATGCCCATTTTGCAACGGCTGTGGTGGTGAACAGCGGAAACGCCAACGCCTGTACCGGCGAACAGGGCTACAAGGATGCCGAACGCATGGCCACCCTTACCGAAGAGGCCCTGAACCTTGCGCCCAAGAGCGTGCTGGTGTGCAGCACCGGCGTGATCGGCCATCTGATGCCCATGGACAAGATCGAGGCCGGGATCCCCAAGCTGGTGGAAAAGCTCCACGCCGACGCCTCCGAGGAATTCGGCCGGGCGATTCTCACCACCGACCTTGCGCTCAAGAGCCACGCTGTTGAAATCCATACCGAAAAGGGCGTAGTGACCATCGGCGGCGCCTGCAAGGGCTCGGGTATGATTCACCCCAACATGGCCACTATGCTCGCCTTCATTACCACCGACATTTCGCTCCCCATCGACTTCTTTGCCGAATTCCGCGCCGACATCGCCGATTCCTTCAACGCCATTACCGTGGACGGCGACACCAGCACCAACGACACCTGCATCTTGCTTGCCAACGGCATGAGCGGTCTGCGCTACGAAGACCTGAGCCTCTCGGAGCAGGGCGAGTTCCGTGCGGCCCTGATGCTTATCATGCAGAGCCTTGCCAAGGATATCGTCCGTGACGGCGAAGGCGCTACCAAGCTTATCGAACTGCGCATCGAAAAGGCCGAAAGCCACGAAGAGGCGCTCCGCATGGCCCGCTTCATCGGAACATCGAACCTTGCGAAGTGCGCCATGTTCGGCGAAGACCCCAACTGGGGCCGTATCCTCAGCAGTGCAGGCAGTAGCGGTTGCAACATGGTGGCCGAACACACTGACCTGTACTTCGGCGACGTGAAAGTCCTGGAAGGTGGCCGCCCGCTACCTCTGGACGAAGCCCAGACGGCGGCCCTCCACGCAGTGGTCCGCCAGCGTGAATACAAAGTAACGCTCGTGCTCAACATCGGTCAGGCATCCGCAAGCGCGTTCACCTGCGACCTGAGCTACGGCTACGTAAAGATCAACGCGGAATACACGACGTAG
- the maf gene encoding septum formation protein Maf — MEECLKAVDLVLASGSPRRREILEQIGVKFRVSVSGEEEKPTAENPLDFPRENASQKALAVSKKDPSAVVLGFDTLVFLDGQPLGKPRDKQDALRMLKSLNGRSHKVITGVAVAHGGMLLDASQEETEVFFRGCSLQELEEYVNSLDPMDKAGAYGIQTSGARLIRSIRGCYYNVVGLPVARTLDMLKNLKVKV; from the coding sequence ATGGAAGAGTGTTTAAAAGCGGTAGATTTAGTGCTTGCCAGCGGCTCGCCTAGGCGGCGCGAAATCCTGGAGCAAATCGGGGTCAAGTTCCGCGTTTCGGTGTCGGGCGAAGAGGAAAAGCCTACCGCCGAAAATCCCCTGGATTTTCCCCGCGAAAACGCTAGCCAAAAGGCCTTGGCGGTCTCCAAGAAGGACCCCTCCGCCGTGGTGCTGGGTTTTGACACCCTAGTGTTTCTGGACGGGCAGCCTCTCGGAAAGCCCAGGGACAAACAAGACGCTCTCCGAATGCTCAAGTCTCTGAACGGTCGCTCCCACAAGGTGATTACCGGTGTGGCGGTGGCCCACGGAGGCATGCTCCTCGACGCTTCTCAAGAGGAAACGGAGGTGTTTTTTAGGGGCTGTTCCTTACAGGAGCTGGAAGAATATGTAAATTCTTTGGACCCAATGGATAAAGCGGGGGCCTACGGCATCCAGACAAGCGGAGCCCGCCTGATCCGCTCTATCCGCGGATGCTATTACAATGTAGTGGGGCTTCCTGTAGCCCGCACGCTAGACATGCTTAAGAATTTGAAGGTGAAGGTATGA
- a CDS encoding MFS transporter, translating into MKKSKGFFAFYGFAFTQVALSTILVAYMELVLSRAGFTAMGSWQFYVLHLLFLLPCTLLMTPAGYFSDKFPKERVLRWTTLLSLPAVVLFGYGVCTANLLFEFLSIGLFFVLQAFQSPAKNGYMKELVGVRSLAQGSGILMIILFVALVLSGGVTAYAYERMLPVAGDLSEALQTFAPVGITLVALEILGILFTFGLPPIGAYDAELKFPWKRYWNLLFTRRKLSKLWVNRALRQSIIGLSMFWVMIFLLVFVIQDLFGSGSLFNRDILANYAIFGTALGLVVGIVFAMRMSRNFIETGLIPMGTAGAAILIFLIPFIPRPYNAIAFTLLGFCGGIYMIPMFSMLLYHTKPRSAGHVLSVANGVQNLCILLFEIVAVVLIRFLNLDRMSLFFILGIVCLVGTIWALMAMPHTLLRQLMRSVLSFHYKFLVSGVERIPWEGPVLLVGNHISYVDWAMIQMASPRPLRFVITKRPFEKWYVRLLLSQMRTIELDIAHPESAMKEAREALLRGEAVVMFPENTMTATGNMSRFRLDYSDAIKDVHHLKLLPFYVQGLWGSSYSQAGSGFKDLIHSEGRIISVAFGEELPLEADAVTVQRAVQELSITAWTSYIRLLRPVASAWIRTVKRIGSGPSVYSPDGHHLAANALAAASLTFAKMIDGLTKGEKNVGVLIPPSGPGIIVNMACLIKGKTVYNLNYTNTPETMDYCCNVADVKTIITARVFIDKLKQKGLPMEQLLDKYKVYYMEDLKEKLKKPALVLNFLRVMLLPAWYLELRFFKKVSLDDVATIIFSSGSEGRPKGVELTHFNLMGNIKQCESVLNPGSDDVFLGSLPLFHAFGFSITTMLCLVDGVPVATCPDPTDARLVSRMCAQFKVTIMVATGTFLRMWGMNRAVHPLMFGHVRSIYAGAEKIREDVRQLYRTKFKLEIFEGFGCTETTPVAAVNTKDVLMDDYKTVLQGNKPGTVGAPLPGTQFRIVDPDTMEELPIGSDGLILIGGAQIMKGYLKDPERTAQAIAVINGKRWYKTGDKGHVDEDGYLTIVDRYSRFAKLGGEMVSLGSVDFKISENAMFDEIDHFAVAVPDGSKGEKIVLVYAGEKSEDEVKDMLRQIGLPPLMVPGAVVKVESLPKLGSGKCDFQTGKKIAMERLGVG; encoded by the coding sequence ATGAAAAAGTCTAAGGGATTTTTTGCTTTTTACGGGTTTGCCTTTACCCAGGTGGCCCTTTCTACTATCCTTGTCGCCTACATGGAACTGGTGCTTAGCCGTGCCGGATTTACGGCCATGGGATCTTGGCAGTTCTATGTGCTGCACCTGTTGTTCCTGCTGCCTTGCACCTTGCTCATGACTCCTGCGGGTTATTTTTCCGACAAGTTTCCTAAGGAACGGGTCCTTAGGTGGACGACCCTGCTTTCGCTACCTGCGGTGGTGCTGTTCGGTTACGGGGTCTGTACGGCGAACCTCCTGTTTGAGTTTCTTTCCATTGGTCTGTTCTTTGTGCTGCAGGCGTTCCAGAGTCCGGCCAAGAACGGCTACATGAAAGAACTGGTGGGAGTCCGTTCCCTGGCCCAGGGGAGCGGTATATTGATGATTATCCTGTTTGTGGCCCTGGTGCTGAGCGGAGGCGTTACCGCCTACGCCTATGAGCGGATGCTCCCTGTGGCAGGGGATCTTTCGGAGGCGCTCCAGACATTTGCCCCTGTGGGGATAACCCTCGTGGCTCTTGAGATTTTGGGAATTCTGTTCACCTTCGGGCTTCCGCCTATAGGCGCCTACGACGCCGAGCTGAAGTTCCCTTGGAAGCGCTACTGGAACTTGCTGTTTACCCGCCGCAAGCTGAGCAAGCTCTGGGTGAACCGGGCACTCCGCCAGTCCATTATCGGGCTTTCCATGTTCTGGGTCATGATATTCCTACTGGTGTTTGTCATCCAGGACCTGTTCGGTTCGGGTTCGCTCTTTAACCGGGATATCTTGGCCAATTACGCCATCTTCGGAACGGCCCTGGGTCTTGTGGTGGGCATCGTCTTTGCCATGCGCATGTCCAGGAACTTTATCGAGACCGGGCTTATCCCCATGGGTACCGCCGGGGCGGCCATCCTCATCTTCCTGATTCCCTTTATCCCCAGGCCCTACAACGCCATCGCCTTTACCCTGCTGGGGTTCTGTGGCGGCATTTACATGATTCCCATGTTCTCCATGCTGCTGTACCATACCAAGCCCAGGTCGGCGGGCCACGTGCTTTCGGTGGCCAACGGGGTGCAGAACCTTTGTATTCTCCTCTTTGAGATTGTGGCCGTTGTCCTTATCCGGTTCCTGAACCTGGACCGGATGAGCCTGTTCTTTATTCTGGGTATCGTGTGCCTGGTCGGCACCATTTGGGCCCTGATGGCCATGCCCCATACGCTGCTCCGCCAGCTGATGCGCTCGGTGCTTTCGTTCCATTACAAGTTCCTGGTGTCTGGCGTGGAGCGTATTCCCTGGGAAGGCCCGGTGCTTTTGGTGGGTAACCACATTTCTTATGTGGACTGGGCCATGATCCAGATGGCAAGCCCCCGCCCCTTGCGCTTTGTGATTACCAAGCGGCCTTTTGAAAAGTGGTACGTGCGTCTGCTCCTTTCCCAGATGCGGACCATCGAGCTGGACATTGCACACCCGGAGTCCGCCATGAAGGAGGCCCGGGAGGCCCTGCTCCGGGGCGAGGCCGTGGTGATGTTCCCCGAGAACACCATGACCGCCACGGGCAACATGAGCCGTTTCCGCCTGGACTATTCCGACGCCATCAAGGACGTACACCACCTGAAGCTCTTGCCGTTCTATGTGCAGGGGCTGTGGGGGAGCAGCTACTCCCAGGCGGGTTCCGGCTTCAAGGATTTAATTCATAGCGAAGGCCGTATCATTTCGGTGGCCTTTGGCGAGGAACTTCCCCTGGAAGCGGATGCGGTAACGGTCCAGCGGGCCGTGCAGGAACTTTCCATTACGGCATGGACATCTTATATCCGGCTGCTCCGTCCGGTGGCCTCTGCCTGGATACGCACGGTCAAGCGTATCGGGAGCGGACCTTCGGTCTATAGTCCCGACGGCCACCATCTGGCGGCAAACGCCCTGGCGGCGGCTTCCTTGACCTTCGCCAAGATGATTGACGGTCTTACCAAGGGAGAAAAGAACGTGGGCGTGCTGATTCCGCCTTCGGGCCCGGGTATCATCGTGAACATGGCCTGCCTCATCAAGGGCAAGACTGTCTATAACCTGAACTACACCAACACGCCGGAGACCATGGACTACTGCTGTAACGTGGCCGACGTGAAGACCATCATTACCGCCCGGGTGTTTATCGACAAGCTGAAGCAGAAGGGACTCCCTATGGAGCAGCTTCTGGACAAGTACAAGGTCTACTATATGGAAGACCTGAAGGAAAAGCTGAAGAAGCCCGCCCTGGTGCTGAACTTCTTGCGGGTGATGCTGCTTCCGGCCTGGTACTTGGAACTTCGGTTCTTCAAGAAGGTCTCCCTGGACGACGTGGCGACCATTATTTTCAGTTCCGGTTCCGAGGGTCGCCCCAAGGGAGTGGAACTGACCCACTTCAACTTGATGGGTAACATCAAGCAGTGCGAAAGCGTGCTGAACCCCGGCTCCGACGACGTGTTCCTGGGGTCGCTCCCACTGTTCCATGCCTTCGGGTTCTCCATCACTACCATGCTCTGCCTGGTGGACGGCGTGCCGGTGGCTACTTGCCCCGACCCCACGGATGCAAGGCTTGTGTCCCGCATGTGCGCCCAGTTCAAGGTGACCATCATGGTGGCCACGGGCACCTTCTTGCGGATGTGGGGCATGAACCGTGCGGTGCACCCGCTGATGTTTGGCCATGTGCGGAGCATCTACGCCGGAGCCGAAAAGATCCGCGAAGACGTGCGCCAGCTTTACCGCACCAAGTTCAAGCTGGAAATTTTCGAAGGTTTCGGCTGTACCGAGACCACCCCCGTGGCGGCGGTAAACACCAAGGACGTTCTGATGGACGACTACAAGACGGTGCTGCAGGGCAACAAGCCGGGGACCGTGGGAGCGCCACTGCCTGGAACCCAGTTCCGCATTGTGGACCCGGACACCATGGAAGAGCTGCCCATCGGTAGCGACGGATTGATTCTCATCGGTGGAGCCCAGATTATGAAGGGCTACTTGAAGGACCCGGAACGCACCGCCCAGGCCATAGCAGTCATCAACGGCAAACGCTGGTACAAGACCGGCGATAAAGGCCATGTAGATGAAGACGGCTACCTGACCATCGTGGACCGCTACAGCCGATTTGCAAAGCTTGGCGGCGAGATGGTAAGCCTCGGCTCTGTAGATTTCAAGATTTCGGAAAACGCCATGTTCGACGAAATCGACCATTTTGCCGTGGCCGTTCCCGACGGGTCCAAGGGCGAAAAGATTGTGCTGGTCTATGCCGGCGAAAAGTCCGAAGACGAGGTGAAGGACATGCTCCGCCAGATAGGGCTTCCGCCCCTGATGGTGCCTGGCGCCGTGGTGAAGGTGGAAAGCCTGCCCAAGCTGGGCAGCGGCAAGTGCGATTTCCAGACCGGCAAGAAGATTGCCATGGAAAGGCTGGGAGTGGGGTAG